The following proteins come from a genomic window of Hymenobacter canadensis:
- a CDS encoding N-acyl-D-amino-acid deacylase family protein, whose protein sequence is MPLHLREANASGYIRCMRLAFLLLLLAHTTLAQTPPKADILIRNGRLYDGTGNTWTQADVAVRNGRIVAVGRLPASYPADTVLDARGLAVAPGFIDVHTHIEDDEMRQPTADNFLYDGVTTVVTGNCGSSRPDLRRYFHSLDSARLSVNVASLIGHGTVRKAVMGRARRAPSEAELLRMEALVDSAMRAGAVGLSSGLIYVPGTYSRTPELVRLARVAGRAGGLYATHMRNETDSVTFSIEEALRIGREASLPVQISHLKLGGQQNWGRTAGLLSLIETARQAGQAVTIDQYPYTASSTSLSTLLPDAVQADGRDSLRARLARPAVRRAVEASLLERLKRRQLRHFSYAVVASFPPDTSYNGLSIEQINQRLGRPHKARAEAATVLDLVLQYDAGMVFHGMSETDVQNIMRYPQNMVASDASIRVWQEGVPHPRGYGSNARVLGHYVRELHVLTLEEAIRRMTSLPAQTFGFADRGLLRPGFVADIVVFDPATVQDRSTFEQPHQYSVGMKYVLVNGRLTVRDGRHTGARSGQVLRK, encoded by the coding sequence GTGCCGTTACACCTACGCGAAGCCAACGCTTCGGGCTACATTCGCTGCATGCGCCTCGCCTTCCTGCTCCTGCTGCTTGCCCACACCACGCTGGCCCAAACGCCGCCCAAAGCGGACATCCTCATCCGCAACGGCCGCCTCTACGACGGCACCGGCAACACCTGGACGCAGGCCGATGTGGCCGTGCGCAACGGCCGCATCGTGGCCGTGGGGCGCCTGCCAGCCAGCTACCCCGCCGATACCGTGCTGGATGCCCGCGGCCTGGCCGTGGCCCCCGGCTTCATCGACGTGCACACCCACATCGAAGACGACGAAATGCGCCAGCCCACCGCCGACAACTTCCTCTACGACGGCGTAACAACCGTCGTAACCGGCAACTGCGGCTCCTCCCGGCCCGATTTGCGCCGCTACTTTCACTCGCTCGACAGCGCCCGGCTATCCGTGAACGTGGCCTCGCTGATTGGACACGGCACGGTGCGCAAGGCCGTAATGGGCCGGGCGCGGCGGGCGCCGTCGGAGGCGGAGCTGCTGCGCATGGAGGCCTTGGTAGACAGCGCTATGCGGGCCGGTGCGGTGGGCTTGTCATCGGGGCTGATTTACGTGCCCGGCACGTATTCGCGCACGCCGGAGCTGGTGCGGCTGGCGCGGGTGGCGGGCCGGGCCGGCGGCCTCTACGCCACCCACATGCGCAATGAAACCGACAGCGTGACTTTCTCCATCGAAGAAGCCCTGCGCATCGGCCGCGAAGCCAGCCTGCCGGTGCAGATTTCGCACCTCAAGCTGGGCGGGCAGCAGAACTGGGGCCGCACCGCCGGCTTGCTCAGCCTCATCGAAACGGCCCGGCAAGCTGGCCAGGCCGTCACCATCGACCAGTATCCGTACACGGCCAGCTCCACCAGCCTCAGCACCCTGCTGCCCGACGCCGTGCAGGCCGACGGCCGCGACTCGCTGCGCGCCCGCCTGGCCCGGCCGGCTGTGCGTCGCGCCGTGGAGGCCAGTTTGCTGGAGCGCCTGAAACGCCGTCAGCTCCGGCACTTCAGCTACGCCGTAGTGGCCAGCTTTCCGCCCGATACCAGCTACAACGGCCTCAGCATCGAGCAGATCAACCAGCGGCTTGGTCGCCCGCACAAGGCCCGCGCCGAGGCCGCCACCGTGCTGGATCTGGTGCTGCAGTACGATGCCGGCATGGTGTTCCACGGCATGAGCGAAACCGACGTGCAGAACATCATGCGCTACCCGCAGAACATGGTGGCCTCCGACGCCAGCATCCGGGTGTGGCAGGAGGGCGTGCCGCACCCGCGCGGCTACGGCTCCAATGCCCGCGTGCTGGGCCACTACGTGCGCGAGCTGCACGTGCTGACGTTGGAAGAAGCCATCCGGCGCATGACCAGCCTGCCCGCTCAAACCTTCGGTTTCGCGGACCGCGGCCTGCTGCGCCCTGGTTTCGTGGCCGATATCGTGGTGTTCGACCCCGCCACCGTGCAGGACCGCTCCACTTTCGAGCAGCCGCATCAGTATTCGGTGGGCATGAAATACGTGCTGGTAAACGGCCGCCTGACCGTGCGCGACGGCCGCCACACCGGCGCCCGCAGCGGCCAAGTGCTGCGCAAGTAG
- a CDS encoding aldo/keto reductase, which translates to MQHRELGRSGLQLAPLVLGGNVFGWTADEAASFRVLDAFVAGGGNAIDTANMYSAWAPGHQGGESETVIGKWLQQRGRRDDVLIFTKVGMQMGDGSKGLSKDYIRRSVEASLQRLQTDYIDLYQSHQDDETLSVTEPLEAYAELIKEGKVRAIGASNFSAGRLREALEASTQHGLPRYESLQPEYNLYERAKLEDEVLPLCQEHGLGVIPYFGLASGFLTGKYRTEADLSKSIRGSSIGPKYLNDRGRGILAALDTVVARHAGATPAQVALAWIMARPGLTAPIASATTAEQVQELLGATALQLGAEDMRALNEASA; encoded by the coding sequence ATGCAACACCGTGAACTGGGCCGCTCCGGCCTGCAGCTGGCCCCGCTCGTGCTGGGCGGCAACGTGTTTGGCTGGACAGCCGACGAAGCCGCGTCCTTCCGCGTGCTCGACGCCTTTGTAGCCGGCGGCGGCAACGCCATCGACACGGCCAACATGTATTCGGCTTGGGCGCCCGGCCACCAGGGCGGCGAGTCGGAAACCGTTATCGGCAAGTGGCTGCAGCAGCGCGGCCGCCGCGACGACGTGCTCATCTTCACGAAGGTGGGCATGCAGATGGGCGACGGCTCGAAAGGGTTGTCCAAAGACTACATCCGCCGTTCGGTAGAAGCCTCGCTGCAGCGCCTGCAAACCGACTACATCGACCTGTACCAGAGCCACCAGGACGACGAGACGCTGTCCGTCACGGAGCCGCTGGAAGCCTACGCCGAGTTGATCAAGGAAGGCAAAGTGCGCGCCATCGGGGCCAGCAACTTCTCGGCCGGCCGCCTGCGCGAGGCCCTGGAGGCCAGCACCCAACACGGCCTGCCCCGCTACGAAAGCCTGCAGCCCGAATACAACCTCTACGAGCGTGCCAAACTCGAAGATGAGGTGCTGCCGCTGTGCCAGGAGCACGGCCTGGGCGTGATTCCGTACTTCGGGCTGGCTTCGGGCTTCCTCACGGGCAAGTACCGCACCGAGGCCGACCTCTCCAAGAGTATCCGCGGCAGCAGCATCGGCCCCAAATACCTCAACGACCGGGGCCGCGGCATCCTGGCCGCCCTCGACACCGTGGTGGCTCGCCATGCCGGCGCCACCCCCGCCCAGGTAGCGCTGGCCTGGATTATGGCCCGCCCCGGCCTCACGGCGCCCATTGCCAGCGCCACAACCGCCGAGCAGGTGCAGGAGCTGCTAGGCGCCACGGCCTTGCAGCTGGGCGCGGAGGACATGCGCGCCCTGAACGAAGCCAGCGCATAG
- a CDS encoding sugar MFS transporter yields the protein MAAPITSSFPTPTDTPPGQPTPRYTSALASLTVLFFMMGFITCLNDILIPYLKAIFNLSYTQANFINLCFFGAYFVMGIPAGKAVERLGYKGGMLLGFLIAALGCFLFYPAAESRSYGLFLGALFVLATGVVLLQVAGNPYVAILGPAKSAPARLTLTQAFNSLGTTIAPLLGSALILSNLPDLDTATSAAAIDVRAVQMPYLAIGGVLILISILLGMLKLPVISHAQTEDVPGRRAWHYRHLVLGMVGIFAYVGGEVAIGSHIVSYLHLPDVMSLSPKSAGDMVTYYWGGAMVGRFLGAYLLNKFNPGRLLAFNALGAVLLVLISVSTTGDVAMWSLLAVGLMNSIMFATIFTLAVAGLGRHTQEASGLLNVAIVGGAVVPLLFGLVADASTLRWAFILPVLCYAYILWYGISGHKTKEA from the coding sequence ATGGCTGCTCCTATCACCTCCTCCTTCCCCACCCCCACCGACACGCCACCCGGCCAGCCGACCCCGCGCTATACCTCGGCGCTGGCCTCGCTCACGGTGCTGTTTTTCATGATGGGGTTTATTACCTGTCTGAACGACATCCTGATTCCGTACCTGAAGGCCATCTTCAACCTGTCCTATACCCAGGCTAACTTTATTAACCTGTGCTTTTTCGGGGCCTACTTCGTGATGGGCATTCCGGCGGGTAAGGCCGTGGAGCGCCTGGGCTATAAGGGCGGCATGCTGCTGGGCTTCCTGATTGCGGCGCTGGGCTGCTTCCTGTTTTATCCGGCCGCCGAAAGCCGCTCCTACGGCCTGTTTCTGGGCGCGCTGTTCGTGCTGGCTACGGGGGTGGTGCTGCTGCAGGTAGCCGGCAACCCCTACGTGGCCATCCTGGGCCCGGCCAAGTCGGCCCCGGCCCGCCTCACGCTCACGCAGGCCTTCAACTCGCTGGGCACAACCATTGCGCCGCTGCTGGGCTCGGCCCTGATCCTGTCGAATTTGCCCGACCTCGACACGGCCACATCTGCCGCTGCCATTGATGTTCGCGCCGTGCAGATGCCGTACCTGGCCATCGGCGGCGTCCTGATTCTAATCAGCATCCTGCTGGGCATGCTGAAGCTGCCGGTTATTTCGCACGCCCAGACCGAAGACGTGCCCGGCCGCCGCGCCTGGCACTACCGCCACCTTGTGCTGGGAATGGTGGGCATCTTCGCTTATGTGGGCGGCGAAGTCGCCATCGGCTCGCATATCGTGAGCTACCTGCATCTGCCCGACGTAATGAGTCTGTCCCCCAAATCAGCTGGTGATATGGTGACGTATTACTGGGGCGGCGCCATGGTGGGCCGTTTCCTGGGCGCCTACCTGCTCAACAAGTTCAACCCCGGCCGCCTGTTGGCTTTCAACGCCCTGGGCGCCGTGCTGCTGGTCCTGATTTCGGTGAGCACCACCGGCGACGTAGCCATGTGGAGCCTGCTGGCCGTGGGTCTGATGAACTCCATCATGTTTGCCACCATCTTTACGCTGGCCGTGGCTGGCCTGGGCCGCCACACGCAGGAGGCCTCGGGCCTGCTGAACGTGGCCATTGTGGGTGGCGCCGTGGTGCCGCTGCTGTTCGGTTTGGTAGCCGATGCCAGCACCCTGCGCTGGGCCTTCATCCTGCCGGTGCTGTGCTACGCCTACATTCTGTGGTACGGCATTTCGGGCCACAAAACCAAAGAGGCATAA
- a CDS encoding sialate O-acetylesterase yields MLLHRFLPLLIPSLMLAFLTMPARAAVRLPRLVGSHMVLQRNVPLPLWGWAEPGEVVRVAFRATQAQATAGSDGRWQVTLPAQAAGGPFELTVQASNTLRLTDVLVGDVWLASGQSNMEWTLRNAANGPTETAAARFPNLRLFAVPNRPELRPQTELAGGEWQPCTPESAAEFSAVAYYFGRDLLRRYNVPVGLIAADWGGTVAEAWVSAEALQQLPDFRASVAALQQQNSSFAEQQAAYLTRLSAWQQSPAGQDQGLLPGRPSWADPTLSITDWPTMPLPGYWESRVLALHDLDGIVWLRRDLTLPATAAGQPLTLTLAKVDDEDSTFFNGVAIGGTRGYDQLRRYTVPAALVRAGRNVLAVRVTDHGGGGGLWGQPTDMSAVVGGLTVPLAGTWHYRLGQDAASRPANPLAGGPNNAPTALFNGMIAPLLPFALKGVIWYQGESNADRATQYRTLFPALIQDWRQRWQQPALPFLFVQLAAYQPDPAEPATSAWAELREAQRYVSRTMPRTAMAVALDLGNVNDIHPLNKLDVGRRLALAARRLAYSETTLVASGPTVAGVTPGRGSLTVRFGNAGSGLVLKPAAAAGAGRSSFAIAGPDRRFVWAKAEVQGTTIVLRAAGVPNPVAVRYAWGNSRPATLFNAQGLPAPPFRAGE; encoded by the coding sequence ATGCTTCTACACCGCTTTCTCCCTCTCCTGATTCCCAGCCTGATGCTGGCTTTCCTGACTATGCCAGCCCGGGCCGCCGTGCGCCTGCCGCGGCTGGTGGGCTCGCACATGGTGCTGCAGCGCAACGTGCCGCTGCCGCTCTGGGGCTGGGCCGAGCCGGGCGAAGTGGTGCGCGTGGCGTTCCGGGCAACGCAGGCGCAGGCCACCGCCGGCTCCGACGGCCGCTGGCAGGTGACGCTGCCGGCGCAGGCTGCGGGCGGGCCGTTCGAGCTGACGGTGCAGGCCTCTAACACGCTGCGCCTCACCGACGTGCTGGTGGGCGACGTGTGGCTGGCCTCGGGGCAGTCGAACATGGAGTGGACGCTGCGCAACGCCGCCAACGGCCCCACCGAAACCGCCGCCGCCCGCTTCCCCAACCTGCGGCTGTTTGCGGTGCCCAACCGCCCCGAGCTACGCCCGCAAACCGAGCTGGCCGGCGGCGAGTGGCAGCCCTGCACCCCGGAGTCGGCCGCCGAGTTTTCGGCCGTGGCCTACTACTTCGGGCGCGACCTGCTGCGGCGCTACAACGTGCCGGTAGGCCTGATTGCGGCCGACTGGGGCGGCACGGTGGCTGAAGCCTGGGTCAGCGCCGAAGCGTTGCAGCAGCTGCCCGATTTCCGGGCGTCGGTGGCCGCGCTGCAGCAGCAAAACAGCTCATTTGCCGAGCAGCAGGCCGCCTACCTGACCCGCCTGAGCGCCTGGCAGCAAAGCCCCGCTGGCCAGGACCAGGGTCTGCTGCCCGGCCGCCCGTCCTGGGCCGACCCTACTCTCTCCATCACCGACTGGCCCACCATGCCGCTGCCGGGCTACTGGGAAAGCCGGGTACTGGCCCTGCACGACCTCGACGGCATTGTGTGGCTACGGCGCGACCTGACGCTGCCCGCCACGGCGGCCGGCCAGCCCCTCACGCTCACCCTGGCCAAAGTCGATGATGAGGACAGCACCTTCTTCAACGGCGTGGCCATCGGGGGCACGCGCGGCTATGACCAGCTGCGGCGCTACACGGTGCCGGCCGCGCTGGTGCGCGCCGGCCGCAACGTGCTGGCCGTGCGCGTCACCGACCACGGCGGTGGCGGCGGCCTCTGGGGCCAGCCCACCGATATGTCGGCCGTGGTGGGTGGCCTCACAGTGCCGCTGGCCGGCACCTGGCACTACCGCCTGGGTCAGGATGCTGCCAGCCGGCCCGCCAACCCGCTGGCCGGCGGCCCCAATAATGCGCCCACGGCACTCTTCAACGGCATGATTGCGCCGCTGCTGCCGTTTGCGCTCAAAGGTGTTATCTGGTATCAGGGCGAAAGCAACGCCGACCGCGCCACCCAGTACCGCACGCTGTTTCCGGCCCTGATTCAGGACTGGCGGCAGCGCTGGCAGCAACCGGCCCTGCCGTTTCTGTTTGTGCAGCTGGCCGCCTACCAGCCCGACCCCGCCGAACCGGCCACTTCGGCCTGGGCAGAGTTACGCGAGGCCCAGCGCTACGTCAGCCGCACGATGCCGCGCACCGCAATGGCCGTCGCCCTGGATCTGGGCAACGTCAACGATATTCACCCGCTCAATAAGCTGGACGTCGGGCGCCGCCTGGCCCTGGCCGCCCGACGCCTGGCCTACAGCGAAACCACGCTGGTCGCCTCTGGACCCACTGTGGCGGGCGTCACGCCGGGCCGCGGCAGCCTCACTGTGCGCTTCGGCAACGCCGGTAGCGGTTTGGTGCTGAAGCCAGCGGCGGCTGCCGGAGCCGGCCGCAGCAGTTTCGCCATTGCCGGGCCCGACCGGCGCTTTGTGTGGGCCAAAGCCGAAGTGCAGGGCACTACTATAGTGCTGCGGGCCGCCGGCGTACCCAATCCGGTGGCAGTGCGCTACGCCTGGGGCAACAGCCGGCCGGCCACGCTCTTCAACGCCCAGGGTTTACCGGCTCCGCCATTCCGGGCCGGCGAGTAG
- a CDS encoding GNAT family N-acetyltransferase: protein MPVRLATPADLDPLFQLWCQLMDQHQAYHPVFGYHPAAAFRLKQALRERLRETHTRIFVTDAGPDTVVGLLLATYQTGNSGMHYFRRGYIAETIVAENFRGQGIGRALVAAARAWLVAEGADHLELQVAVQNPAALRFWQAQGFGLTTQHLMLPLLPASSAAPSA from the coding sequence ATGCCCGTTCGCCTCGCTACGCCCGCCGACCTCGACCCGCTTTTTCAGCTGTGGTGCCAGCTCATGGACCAGCACCAGGCCTATCACCCGGTGTTCGGCTACCATCCGGCGGCAGCGTTTCGGCTGAAGCAGGCATTGCGGGAGCGGCTGCGGGAAACTCACACCCGCATCTTTGTGACCGATGCCGGGCCCGACACGGTGGTGGGGCTGCTGCTGGCCACCTACCAGACCGGCAACAGCGGCATGCACTATTTCCGGCGCGGCTACATCGCCGAAACCATTGTGGCAGAAAACTTCCGCGGGCAGGGCATCGGGCGGGCGCTTGTGGCGGCGGCGCGGGCGTGGCTGGTTGCAGAAGGGGCCGACCATCTGGAACTGCAGGTAGCGGTGCAGAACCCGGCGGCGCTGCGTTTCTGGCAGGCCCAGGGCTTTGGCCTGACCACGCAGCACCTGATGCTGCCGCTGCTGCCTGCCTCTTCCGCTGCGCCTAGCGCCTAA
- a CDS encoding DUF421 domain-containing protein, translating into MPLFAADIQPFDWNRILLSDEAPPLFLLEVVVRCVLTYLMVIGALRVTGRRGVRQLSIFELSIILALGSAAGDAMLYHDTPLLHAAVVFVVISGLYLLFNRLTEKFPKFSDWLEGAPVLLIENGEINLLNFTKQNLTQKELFGELRQRQVEHLGQIRRAYIEATGDVSVYFVEDADVRPGLPILPERKNDKRHRAEQAGQHACACCAHVQPLAKGELARCTVCHQDQWIPACDAKRIA; encoded by the coding sequence ATGCCCCTGTTTGCCGCCGATATCCAGCCGTTCGACTGGAACCGAATTCTGCTTTCCGACGAAGCTCCGCCATTGTTTCTGCTGGAAGTAGTAGTGCGCTGTGTGCTGACGTACCTGATGGTGATTGGCGCCCTGCGCGTGACGGGCCGACGCGGGGTGCGGCAGCTGTCCATCTTCGAGTTGAGCATCATCCTGGCCCTGGGTTCAGCCGCCGGCGACGCCATGCTCTATCACGATACACCTTTGCTGCACGCAGCAGTAGTGTTTGTGGTGATATCGGGCTTGTATCTGCTCTTCAATCGGCTCACCGAAAAATTCCCGAAATTCTCCGACTGGCTGGAAGGCGCGCCGGTGCTGCTCATCGAAAATGGTGAAATCAACTTACTCAACTTCACCAAGCAGAATCTCACCCAGAAGGAGCTGTTCGGGGAGCTGCGGCAGCGGCAGGTAGAGCACCTGGGCCAGATACGTCGCGCCTACATCGAGGCCACCGGCGACGTGAGCGTGTACTTTGTTGAGGATGCCGACGTGCGCCCCGGCCTGCCCATCCTGCCCGAGCGCAAGAACGATAAACGCCACCGCGCCGAGCAGGCCGGCCAGCACGCCTGCGCCTGCTGCGCCCACGTCCAGCCCCTGGCCAAGGGCGAGCTGGCCCGCTGCACCGTCTGCCACCAAGACCAGTGGATTCCGGCCTGCGACGCCAAGCGCATTGCGTAA
- the gloA2 gene encoding SMU1112c/YaeR family gloxylase I-like metalloprotein — MLPLLRIHHIAIISADYARSKRFYTEVLGLRVLREVYREARQSWKLDLALGEQYVIELFSFPEPPPRPTRPEAAGLRHLAFAVSDIEATVRHLTAHGVPSEPIRTDEFTGRRFTFTEDPDGLPLEFYEA; from the coding sequence ATGCTGCCGCTGCTCCGCATCCACCACATTGCCATTATCAGCGCCGACTACGCCCGCTCCAAACGCTTCTATACCGAGGTGCTGGGGCTGCGCGTCCTGCGGGAAGTGTACCGGGAGGCCCGGCAGTCGTGGAAGCTGGACCTGGCGCTGGGCGAGCAGTACGTCATCGAGCTGTTTTCCTTCCCCGAGCCGCCGCCCCGCCCTACCCGCCCCGAGGCCGCCGGCCTGCGCCACCTGGCCTTTGCCGTGTCGGATATCGAGGCCACCGTGCGCCACCTCACGGCCCACGGCGTACCATCGGAGCCCATCCGGACAGATGAGTTTACGGGCCGCCGCTTCACCTTCACCGAGGACCCCGACGGGCTGCCGCTGGAGTTTTATGAGGCCTGA
- the serA gene encoding phosphoglycerate dehydrogenase, which translates to MPDNPAPLPYLIIDFDSTFTQVEGLDELADIALTGQPNRQEVVAAIRALTDRGMSGELKFSESLRQRLALLPARREHIGLLVERLKGKVSESIRRNRGFFEQFPGRVYIVSSGFREFIEPVVAEFGITPEFVLANTFTFDTEDRITGFDATNPLSQDGGKIRQLQLLDLHGPVYALGDGYTDYQIREAGLADRFYAFTENVTRDAVVARADEVLPSFDEFLYQNKLPMTLSYPKNRIKVLLLENPDPRAAELFRQEGYQVDTVPGSLDEDELAARIEGVSILGIRSKTQVTAKVLEAANRLMAVGAFCIGTNQIDLVGCMKKGVPVFNAPFSNTRSVVELALGEIIMLARRIPEKNPKMHRGEWDKSAGGSFEIRGKKLGIIGYGNIGSQLSVVAEAIGMQVLYYDVAEKLQLGNAVKCRTLDELLQQADIVTLHVDGRQENTNLIGARELALMKPGALLLNNARGHVVDVPALAAVLRSGHLGGAAVDVFPYEPKTNQESFESELRDLPNVLLTPHIGGSTAEAQRNIAEFVPERIMQYVNTGNTQQSVNFPNIQLPEQQAHRLIHIHHNVPGVLARINNVLAAHHVNILGQYLKTNEHIGYVITDIDKQYAPEVIQALRDVEHTIKFRVLY; encoded by the coding sequence ATGCCCGACAACCCCGCACCACTCCCCTACCTCATCATTGATTTCGACAGCACGTTTACCCAGGTGGAAGGCCTGGACGAACTGGCCGACATTGCCCTCACCGGCCAGCCCAACCGCCAGGAAGTAGTGGCCGCCATCCGCGCCCTTACCGACCGGGGCATGAGCGGGGAGCTGAAGTTTTCGGAGTCGCTCAGGCAGCGGCTGGCGCTGCTGCCGGCCCGCCGCGAGCATATCGGGCTGCTGGTGGAGCGGCTGAAGGGCAAGGTGTCGGAGAGCATCCGGCGCAACCGGGGCTTCTTCGAGCAGTTTCCCGGCCGGGTGTACATTGTGAGCAGCGGCTTCCGCGAGTTCATTGAGCCGGTGGTGGCCGAGTTCGGCATCACGCCCGAGTTCGTGCTGGCCAACACCTTCACCTTCGATACCGAGGACCGCATCACGGGCTTCGACGCCACCAACCCGCTCAGCCAGGACGGCGGCAAAATCCGGCAGCTGCAGCTGCTCGATCTGCACGGCCCCGTGTACGCCCTCGGCGACGGTTACACCGACTACCAGATCCGGGAAGCCGGCCTGGCCGACCGCTTCTACGCCTTCACCGAAAACGTGACCCGCGACGCCGTGGTGGCCCGCGCCGATGAAGTGCTGCCCAGTTTCGACGAATTTCTCTACCAGAACAAGCTCCCGATGACCCTTTCGTATCCGAAGAACCGCATCAAAGTTTTGCTCCTCGAAAACCCCGACCCGCGCGCCGCCGAGCTTTTCCGCCAGGAAGGCTACCAGGTGGACACCGTGCCCGGCAGCCTCGATGAGGACGAGCTGGCCGCCCGCATCGAGGGCGTGAGCATCCTGGGCATCCGGAGCAAAACGCAGGTGACGGCCAAGGTGCTGGAGGCCGCCAACCGCCTGATGGCCGTGGGCGCGTTCTGCATCGGCACCAACCAGATTGACCTGGTGGGCTGCATGAAAAAAGGCGTGCCGGTGTTCAACGCGCCGTTCAGCAACACCCGCTCGGTAGTGGAGCTGGCGTTGGGCGAAATCATCATGCTGGCCCGCCGCATCCCCGAGAAAAACCCCAAGATGCACCGCGGCGAGTGGGATAAGTCGGCCGGGGGCTCGTTTGAAATCCGGGGCAAGAAGCTGGGCATCATCGGCTACGGCAACATCGGCAGTCAGCTCTCGGTAGTGGCTGAGGCCATCGGGATGCAGGTGCTCTACTACGACGTGGCCGAGAAGCTGCAGCTGGGCAACGCCGTGAAGTGCCGCACCCTCGACGAGCTGCTGCAGCAGGCCGACATCGTGACGCTGCACGTGGACGGCCGACAGGAAAACACCAACCTCATCGGGGCCCGCGAGCTGGCCCTGATGAAGCCCGGCGCGCTGCTGCTCAACAACGCCCGCGGCCACGTGGTGGACGTGCCGGCGCTGGCCGCCGTGCTCCGCTCGGGCCACCTGGGCGGGGCCGCCGTGGATGTGTTCCCCTATGAGCCCAAAACCAACCAGGAGAGCTTCGAAAGCGAGCTGCGCGACCTACCCAACGTGCTGCTCACGCCCCACATCGGGGGCAGCACGGCCGAGGCCCAGCGCAACATCGCCGAGTTTGTGCCCGAGCGGATTATGCAGTACGTGAACACCGGCAACACCCAACAGAGCGTCAATTTCCCCAACATTCAGCTGCCCGAGCAGCAGGCCCACCGCCTCATCCACATTCACCACAACGTGCCCGGCGTGCTGGCCCGCATCAATAATGTGCTGGCCGCGCACCACGTCAACATCCTGGGCCAGTACCTGAAAACCAACGAGCACATCGGCTACGTCATTACCGACATCGACAAGCAGTACGCCCCCGAGGTCATCCAGGCCCTGCGCGACGTGGAGCACACCATCAAGTTCCGGGTGCTGTATTAG